From Xiphophorus couchianus chromosome 7, X_couchianus-1.0, whole genome shotgun sequence:
actctctcttcctctctatGCGCTCCACAGTACAAAGCCACTGACTTTGTAGTGCCAGGGCCTGGGAAAGTAGAGATGATCTACACACCCACGAAAGGAGAGCCGGTCAAATATGTCGTCCATCAATTTGAAGGTAAAGAGGAAGTCAACTTGCAGTGCAGTCAAACTCACAACACAACACGACATACGAAAGAGCTGATCATTTCACAGAAACATCTCAGATTTAGCACGTTGTCTTTCACCATCGAGTTGCTCATGCAGAGTAGAGATTCTTCACTCAAATCAAATGTGCTTCAACATTCCTGAAATTTTGCACAAGTTCCCTGCTTTCCATTTAGCCATTGTTCATTTTCCAGGACCTGCAAACAGGATCTAGATTTgtcagtaacactttatttgaaggggtgtgcataagactgacatgacactgtcatgaacAAGAAGGAGTCCTCATGAATGTttttgactgttgtcatgaagtgtcattgaGTAAacaatgacacttttaatgcagtttGTATTCTTTGTATTCTTCATGAGGACTTCCAGTGTGATCGGTTCATGTTGTTGTGTCTGTCCAGGTACCGGTGGTGTGGCTTTGGGGATGTACAACACCGATTCGTCCATCCGAGACTTCGCCCACAGCTCCTTCCAGATGGCTCTGTCCAAGGCCTGGCCACTGTACCTCAGCACCAAGAACACCATTCTGAAGAAGTACGATGGTCGCTTCAAGGATATCTTCCAGGAGATCTATGAGAAGTGAGACCTTCACTAAACTGCTAGAATAACAAACAAAGTGACGCAGAACTGAAAGAGGATTGCTTGTGTCTTTCAGAGAATATCGAGCTCAGTTTGAGGCTAAAGGAATCTGGTATGAGCACCGACTCATCGACGACATGGTGGCCCAGGCCCTAAAATCAGAGGGAGGTTTCATTTGGGCCTGCAAGAACTACGACGGCGACGTGCAGTCGGATTCTGTAGCACAAGGTTGGTGAAAGATCCATTTGGTGAACATTGAAGGAACCTCTGCTCCCGATTACGCCAACCAAAGTTCATGATTGATGGTTGTTTTTAGGGTATGGTTCTCTGGGCATGATGACCAGTGTTCTGATCTGTCCTGACGGACGCACCGTGGAGGCTGAGGCCGCGCACGGCACGGTGACGCGGCACTACCGGCAGCATCAGCAGGGCAAAGAAACCTCCACCAACCCCATAGGTCAGAGGAATATTCTTACTACACAAATATGCGCCCTGGTGTTTTTGACCGAAGCCTGTCCTCACGCTGtggatgtgtttgtttcagCCTCCATCTTCGCCTGGACTCGAGGTCTACTCCACCGGGCGAAGCTGGACAACAACACAGAGCTCCGGGTGTTTGCTGAGGCTCTGGAGGCCGTCTGCATCGAAACCATCGAGGCTGGATTCATGACCAAGGACTTGGCCATCTGCATCAAAGGAATGCCAAAGTAAGTCACGTCCATCGTACGTTACCAGCACATTTATTAGAGACACAAACTCATAGCTCTATGGGTAAATCCCTTTCTGGTATTATGGTGCAGGTAGGTCTGCcacaataacaaatgttgctggacgataaattatcccagaagttattgcaataaatgataatattgttgttttgagacaattgtCAATATAATGGTATAatgtaatggtaatggcataataatgcagaaagatcaataaacttcaaTTTCTAACAAATTTAACATTGGAACATGAAGACAatttaaatatcccaaatagagaaacaaaacaaccgAGACAACAAGCAAAATGGACACTGAAGTTCCTGTAagcaaaattgtccttcaaacagttgagaccaaaaccaCCAGAATGAAGACTTtcgtcatccagtttttggtagaaagagagaaaatagaaaaacaataaatcatccACATGGAAATTATCAAGCTTGCATTTATCATTtggttaattaatttattgtttattgcaacaggccaGGTTTATTGCTTTACTTGGACATAGGTCCAGGTCAAATGTCGCAGAGTGCCATTCAgggttttccccagaaaacatgctaagcccagtggttcGGGTGCTGCGGCAGGCATTCAATCAGCGGCCCgccgtgtttttgagtttaaaaatgtataaagttgataggaaatttgaaaatatcacttgataattacgTGTTATTGGAAGAGAAATTCTTGAATGCcgactataaagtcttaaaagatgcaaacatttaaaaaaaaaaatttaaataaataagcaatgcttagcctggtgggggcccAAGTAACTTATAATACACAGGGGAAAACCGTGCCATTGTTCTTGTGCCTGTTCTCTAGAGGCCCAGCAATACTAACAGCAGACCAATGAATTACAGCCACAGTGTAATGCTTTTACTAAAACACAAGATATTCCATGCTTTATCCATAGACAGGAaagcaaacattgtttttctgatgTTCGTACTGGGAGTCATGTAATTGAACAAGATTATTGTGAGCAATCAATTATGTTCctttttaactgtttaaattTCTGACCTTGACcaggaaaacacattttctcttgattgtcaatgttttacagtgtgccTGAACATTGTGGCCCACAGGGTGAAGTCCACTGAGATTTTATACTGAATTACAACAGTTGTAGTTTCACCACAATGGACCAAGAACAGCTCAGTTGTCTTCTCCTTTGTCaggatattttaattaaaatattaaatgtttattgtcaGATTAAATATTGGTCT
This genomic window contains:
- the idh1 gene encoding isocitrate dehydrogenase [NADP] cytoplasmic; its protein translation is MSQKIKAGSVVEMQGDEMTRVIWELIKDKLIFPYLELDLHSFDLGMENRDATDDQVTVEAAEAVRRYNVGIKCATITPDEKRVEEFKLKKMWRSPNGTIRNILGGTVFREAIICKNIPRLVSGWVKPIIIGRHAHGDQYKATDFVVPGPGKVEMIYTPTKGEPVKYVVHQFEGTGGVALGMYNTDSSIRDFAHSSFQMALSKAWPLYLSTKNTILKKYDGRFKDIFQEIYEKEYRAQFEAKGIWYEHRLIDDMVAQALKSEGGFIWACKNYDGDVQSDSVAQGYGSLGMMTSVLICPDGRTVEAEAAHGTVTRHYRQHQQGKETSTNPIASIFAWTRGLLHRAKLDNNTELRVFAEALEAVCIETIEAGFMTKDLAICIKGMPNVTRSDYLNTFEFLDKLAENLKIKLATQPKL